Proteins from a single region of Candidatus Poribacteria bacterium:
- a CDS encoding ATP-binding protein has protein sequence MAKQVRREVTLNIPIHPNMELVAAHTASIIAEIMDFEETHIDEIQLAIIETCINAFEHSNSEDNKVTVTYVLTDDDLELKITDHGVGFGMDKTEFLDGETRAEAMQKRGWGLEIIREMMDEVKIDSNDGGTTITMLKKRA, from the coding sequence ATGGCAAAGCAAGTGAGACGCGAAGTGACTTTGAACATTCCGATACACCCCAATATGGAACTAGTCGCTGCGCATACCGCTTCTATCATCGCTGAAATCATGGATTTTGAGGAAACTCACATTGATGAGATTCAATTGGCTATCATCGAAACCTGCATCAACGCTTTTGAACATAGCAATAGCGAAGACAACAAGGTGACAGTCACCTACGTTCTCACAGATGATGACCTAGAGTTAAAAATTACGGATCACGGCGTCGGATTTGGTATGGACAAAACCGAATTTTTAGACGGAGAGACGAGGGCGGAAGCCATGCAAAAACGAGGGTGGGGGTTGGAGATTATTCGGGAGATGATGGATGAAGTGAAAATCGACAGCAATGATGGCGGAACAACCATCACGATGCTGAAGAAGAGAGCGTAA